GACGATGAAAAGACAACAAGCTCTGCTGACGATGAAAAGACAACAAGCTCTGCTGACGATGAAAAGACAACAAGCTCTGCTGACGATGAAAAGACAACAAGCTCTGCTGACGATGAAAAGACAACAAGCTCTGCTGACGATGAAAAGACAACAAGCTCTGCTGACGATGAAAAGACAACAAGCTCTGCTGACGATGAAAAGACAACAAGCTCTGCTGACGATGAAAAGACAACAAGCTCTGATGAAGACAACGCAAAATCAGGCTCTGATGAAGACAACGCAAAATCAAGCTCTGCTGACGATGAAAAGACAACAAGCTCTGATGAAGACAACGCAAAATCAGGCTCTGATGAAGACAACGCAAAATCAAGCTCTGCTGACGATGAAAAGACAACAAGCTCTGATGAAGACAACGCAAAATCAGGCTCTGATGAAGACAACGCAAAATCAAGCTCTGCTGACGATGAAAAGACAACAAGCTCTGATGACGATGAAAAGACAAGCTCTGACAGCTCTCGTATGATTGCTCCTCAAAGTGAGACTACAACAACAGAAACAGGTAAACCAGTAGCTCCTCAAAGTGAGACTACAACAACAGAAACAGGTAAACCAGTAGCTCCAATAGCATAATAGGATAGACAATGATTAGGTAAAGCAGGTGCGAATGAAAAAATTCTATACCTGCAATCCTATACCCAAATTTTTTATATTTTCGATTTATTTAGAATATTTGTTTCATTTTTGATGAATTATTTCGGCTCATGCAACATATAGAATAATCAATTTTGCAGTTCTTTTATTTGGAATTACAACATATAATTTCATTCAGATAGTAATTAGTTTCACGAAACGGATTCAGATATTTTCTTGAGATCTTCCTTGAGAGCTTTGTATTTGTCCAATCTTGTTCGTCCTTCCTCTGTAGACGGTATGTTCTCTAATAATTTTCTTTGTTCCTTTTCTGTCATACATTCAACGGAGTTCAAAATATCTTCTAGTTCAGACTTTGATAATTCAAGTGTGATTATTTCATTGGGATGGTTCGTCTTAACAATTTTTGTCATGTTCATATTTAGATGTTCAAATTAATATCTTTGTTCATAGACAAACCCGGACTCGCTTGGGTTGTAACAATTTTCGACATTAAAACTAACCGAAATGGTTTAAGTTTAGTGTTGATTGATCCAAATAAATTCATATCTCAGATAGTCTCAATATATACCTTCATAGCACAATTATTTTATTCTCTTTTAAATATTCAAATGTTACTGCTGTGATGTAGTATTCTTCAAATTCATTTGTGTTCTAATTTTCAAATAAGAGGGGGTTACATGACATGTCGTTAGTCTCAAAAGTTATCTTATTTTTAAACTCACCTCTTCCCCATGTCCGATTGGGACTGTTACTGATTGAACAAAATCTTTTTTCCTTATATGTTCGATATATTTAGACATACTTGGTCTATATTCTTCAGGGTACAGTACATTATCCGTAACGATTACTCCGCCCTTCTTGACTATTGATATAGCCAAATCAAAATATTCTTGTAAATTTTCCTTATCAGCATCCAAAAAAATGAAATCAAAATATTGGGATTGATCATCTGGATTTTCCTTAACATGGTTTGACAATTGATTTAGTACTTTTAAGGCATTTCCTTCAATTATTTCTATTAAACCACTGACTCCAGCATTCTTGAAATTTGTAGTTGCTTTCTTAATTTTAAGTGGATTATTGTCTATGGTAGTGATGTTTATTTTTGACATGCTATGGTTTTCTTTATTCTGATAAAACGAATATGCAAACCACAGGGTCGAGTATCCAACAGATGTTCCTACTTCTAATATCTTTTTGGTATTCATAGCTGATAGTAAGATGCTGAAAAATTTTCCAGTGTCACTGGTAATCGCAAGCATAGAATCTTCATGAGATACTTCTGCTAAACCTGATCTTTCTAAAACTGATTGTTTTTCCAGCTCGGTTAAGACTTTAACGATTCTAGAACGCATATTAAGATCTACATCTGACATTTTCTCGTACTATGATTATTTGATTATCCTAATATTAAAACGAGATTTTTTGTACTCTAAATTGAGAGAATTTTACGATGGTTGTTATTCAAACACATAGTTAAACGGGTAAGTACAGGACCATCACTATGATAAACCAAGATTACGACAAACTTGATAACCCTTATGAATCGTTAAATTTGGATTATGTGAATCTCCATATTATCTCTCGGTTTAGATCTTGTCTTTGATTTTCTGTTTTAGCAATTTTTGGTTTCAAATGAAGTGTATGAGCTAATCTAACGGGAACTATTATCTTAATAAATCATCTACTTACTCAAATCAATTAGCGAAAAGAGTCTTGTCTATTTCTTGGAATATTTGAGAATAAGCATTTTTTATCTATGCCTTGGGGTAGCAGGGGAAGCAGAGATAGCAAATGTAATCTTAGGGGTAGCCTAATGATTAAATCTTATAAGCATTTTTTTCCCAGGGACCTTATGATGGGTAAATTAAGAATACATAAAGAAAAATCCATAATAAAACTGTACGAACAAGGGAAATCCAGTCGCGAAATTTGCCAAGAAGAGCATATTTCTTTTCGAGAACTTGGGAGAATAATTCGTAAATATGATGGGGAAAAAGACTCCAAAGTTGTGAGTAACCAAACCAAAGCCTATAGTATGTTTCTAGCAGGTAAACCGATCATTTCAGTTGCGATTCATCTTGGCCTAGGTAGTGAAGAGGTAAAGCAATATTATTATGAGTATTTGTCTATTTACG
This Candidatus Nitrosocosmicus oleophilus DNA region includes the following protein-coding sequences:
- a CDS encoding O-methyltransferase; protein product: MRSRIVKVLTELEKQSVLERSGLAEVSHEDSMLAITSDTGKFFSILLSAMNTKKILEVGTSVGYSTLWFAYSFYQNKENHSMSKINITTIDNNPLKIKKATTNFKNAGVSGLIEIIEGNALKVLNQLSNHVKENPDDQSQYFDFIFLDADKENLQEYFDLAISIVKKGGVIVTDNVLYPEEYRPSMSKYIEHIRKKDFVQSVTVPIGHGEEVSLKIR